The following are encoded together in the Patagioenas fasciata isolate bPatFas1 chromosome 7, bPatFas1.hap1, whole genome shotgun sequence genome:
- the ORMDL1 gene encoding ORM1-like protein 1, with product MNVGVAHSEVNPNTRVMSSRGMWLTYALGVSMLHVVLLSIPFFSVPVAWTLTNVIHNLGMYVFLHAVKGTPFETPDQGKARLLTHWEQLDYGVQFTSSRKFFTISPIILYFLASFYTKYDPTHFILNTASLLTVLIPKMPQLHGVRIFGINKY from the exons ATGAACGTAGGAGTTGCGCACAGCGAGGTAAATCCAAACACACGGGTGATGAGCAGTCGGGGAATGTGGCTGACCTACGCGCTCGGAGTCAGCATGCTGCACGTTGTCTTGCTCAGCATTCCTTTCTTCAGTGTCCCTGTCGCTTGGACTTTAACAAACGTGATTCACAACCTG GGAATGTATGTGTTTTTGCATGCGGTAAAGGGAACTCCTTTTGAAACACCTGATCAGGGGAAAGCAAGGCTGCTAACACACTGGGAACAACTGGATTATGGAGTACAGTTTACATCTTCAAGAAAATTCTTCACAATCTCTCCTATAATTCT GTACTTCCTGGCGAGTTTCTACACCAAGTATGATCCGACACACTTTATCCTCAACACAGCCTCTCTCCTGACCGTGCTTATCCCCAAGATGCCGCAGTTGCATGGCGTTCGAATCTTTGGCATCAATAAATATTAA